Proteins from a genomic interval of Papaver somniferum cultivar HN1 chromosome 4, ASM357369v1, whole genome shotgun sequence:
- the LOC113271580 gene encoding uncharacterized protein LOC113271580 has protein sequence MFNILVKSNTEQDYWMLTCMYGSPYTALRQAQWDYLAQQSCNVCIPWVIVGDLNITLHTSEKQSFSTHTAPSHSSIVQAIDQMGLMDVPFSGSPFTWCNNRQQSAQTDSTIPLLRRPFRCYEFWFKYPQCREIIESSWNINVQGSHAYKLATSLKSTKFALIQWAVVSFGEITAKINHTQSRLQTALDSHEDQHHIQELKEQLTELYEVYNNILFQQSREHILKSAYRNTKYFHSKANYRRRRNHIDSLQDEEGNWCSSREDITKLLTQHFQSICTSSNPLLDADLLSLIPKCVTEEDNSNLTAIPSAEEVKDMAFHIKPWAAPRPDGF, from the exons ATGTTTAATATTCTGGTCAAGTCCAACACTGAACAAGACTATTGGATGCTTACGTGTATGTATGGATCACCTTACACTGCTCTTCGACAAGCACAATGGGACTATCTTGCTCAGCAAAGTTGCAATGTCTGTATACCATGGGTTATAGTGGGGGATCTGAACATCACTTTACACACCTCAGAGAAGCAGTCATTTTCAACTCACACAGCTCCTTCACACTCTTCAATTGTTCAGGCTATTGATCAAATGGGTCTGATGGATGTACCTTTCTCTGGAAGTCCATTCACTTGGTGTAATAATCGACAACAATCTGCACAA ACTGATTCAACAATTCCCCTACTACGAAGGCCTTTTCGGTGTTACGAGTTCTGGTTTAAATATCCTCAATGCAGAGAAATCATTGAATCCAGCTGGAACATTAATGTGCAAGGTTCTCATGCTTATAAACTTGCTACTAGCCTTAAATCCACAAAATTTGCTCTGATACAATGGGCAGTTGTAAGTTTTGGAGAAATCACAGCCAAGATAAATCATACTCAATCAAGATTGCAGACAGCTCTGGATTCTCACGAAGATCAGCACCATATTCAGGAGTTGAAGGAGCAATTGACTGAGTTATATGAGGTTTATAACAACATTCTCTTCCAGCAATCAAGAGAACATATTTTAAAGTCTGCATATCGAAACACCAAATATTTTCACTCAAAAGCAAATTATAGACGAAGACGTAATCATATTGATTCACTTCAAGATGAGGAAGGCAATTGGTGTTCAAGTCGGGAAGATATCACTAAACTTCTAACTCAACATTTTCAGTCAATATGTACTTCTTCTAATCCCCTATTGGATGCAGATTTATTATCACTTATCCCCAAATGTGTTACAGAAGAAGACAACTCAAATTTGACGGCTATTCCTTCTGCAGAAGAGGTCAAGGATATGGCCTTTCACATTAAACCTTGGGCGGCACCAAGACCGGATGGCTTTTAA